Sequence from the Rutidosis leptorrhynchoides isolate AG116_Rl617_1_P2 chromosome 3, CSIRO_AGI_Rlap_v1, whole genome shotgun sequence genome:
AAATTGGTTTTGCAAGATGAGGAAAGTGACACTGAACCGTGCCAGGATGAAACGTCAAAATTCATGGCATCAAAGTTAGTTTCTGAGGGGGAAAGCACTCCCGGTAAAGAGGTTTTACTATGATTAGTATTGCATCATGGAACATAAGGGGTTTAAATCTTATCCCTAAACAAAATGAGATTCGTGATGTTGTTAAAGCTAAtaatctgtgtgtgtgtgtgtgggatcTTAGAATCCCACGTGATTACGGCAAAGTTGAATAGTTGCAATTATGTTTTTCCGTCATGGAACTGGATCTCAAACAATAAGGTTTGCAGAGGTGGTACTCGTATAATAGTAGGATGGGATCCGGGTGAAGTTCAGGTAATGTGTATAAATATAACGGACCAAGTTATGCATTGTGTGGTGCGGGATGTGAATAATACATGGCAATGCTTTGTATCGTTTATTTATGGTGATAACTATTATATTAGAAGACGTCAATTATGGTTTAGCTTGATTCAGCATAAGAGGTATGTTGGAGCTCAACCATGGGTAATAGTGGGAGATTTTAATGTTGCTCTTGAGGTGGACGAATCCACAGCTAGCTCTTCGTGTTGCACGTTAGCTATGCGCGGGTTTAAGGAATGCGTTGATGAGATTAATATGTCGGATGTTTGTCACTCGGGTTTTCAATTCACTTGGAACCAACGTCCTAACTCCTCGACGGGAATTTTGAAAAAGATCGATCGGGTCATGGCCAATGACATTTTTATGAGCATGTTCGTTAATGCTTATGTCATCTTCCAACCTTATAGAATTTCAGATCACTGCCCAGTGGTTCTTAAAATACCTAGGAATATTGTTAAAAAGGCAAAACCGTTTAAGTTTAGCAATTATGTTGCGAAACATGCTGACTTTCGAACTGTTGTTATGGACGCCTAGAGTTAGGAGGTTTAATGGCACACGATGTATCGTGTGGTTAAAAAATTGCGTCTTTTGAAGAAACCGGTTCGAAAATTAATGTGGCGAAATGGAAATGTTCATGAGCATGTTATTAAAAGTAGAAAGATTCTTGATGAAGCGCAAAAATTCCTTGATGCTAATCCACACCTTATGTTGGCTCGTGATAATGCTAGTAAGGCATTAAAAGATTATAATGTTGCTATATTTGAGGAAGAATGTCTGTTGAAACAAAAAGCGAAGATTGAATGGTTACGGGTTGGAGATGATAACTCAAATTACTTTCACAAGGTCGTAAATGGTTGAAAGAATAGATCTCGTATTGAATCCCTCACTGATAATAATGGGAATGTCTTGGAGAGGGCTGATGTACCTAAGATGATAGTTCAACATTATGAGCAATTTCTTGGTTCAATATTTGGTACTGATGAGATTAGTGTTGCTGGTTCCTTATTTACAAAAATAGTAAGTCAGCAACAAGCACAATCTATGGTTAGTCGAGTATCAGATCGGGAGGTAAAAGATGCGATCTTTAGCATTGGTGATAGTAAGTCTACCGAGCCGGATGGTTATACGTCGGTATTGTTCAAGGAAGCCTGGGATATTATTGGGGATGATGTAACTAAGGCAATTAAAGAATTTTTTTAGAATGGTCAAATGTTGAAGGAGATCAATAGTACAATCATTACCCTTCTTCCGAAGGTTCAGACGCTGAGTAAGGTTACCGACTTTTGTCCTATTTCGTGTTGTAATGTTTTATACAAATGCATTAGCAGAATTATTTCGAGTAGGATAAAAGCGAGCTTGGGTGAGGTTGTTAGTAGCAACCAATCGGCCTTTATTCCCGGTCGGAGAATAGCAGACAATATTCTTCTCACGCAAGAGCTTATGAGGGGTTATCATCTCAATCGGTGTACACTGAGATGCGCTTTTAAAGGTGACATCCAGAAAGTCTATGATACGGTTGACTGGAATTTTTTGGAAGAGATTCTCATTTGTTTTAGAAGTAAACGTGTAAATGATCAAATGGATTATGGCGTGTGTTACATCGGCTTCTTACTCTATATGTGTAAATGATGATTTACATGGCTACTTTAGAGGTAAACGTGGGTTGAGACAAGGTGACCTATTGTCTTCGTATTTGTTCACTCTTGTGATGGAGGTGCTTACATTGATGTTGAAGAGAAATATCTCCCTGGCTACTGGATTTCGTTATCATCCTAGATGCGACCGGCTAAAAATCATTAACTTATGTTTCGCTgatgatttatttattttttcatatgGTAATGTTGATTCGGTGGAGGTTATTCGGAAATCTCTTGAGGAGTTTAAAAGATGCTCAGGGTTGTCTGCTAGCCTTCCAAAAAGTACCGCCTTTTTCTCTAATGTTCGTCCTCAAGTAAAGAATGCTATTTTATCGATGATTCTTTTTAAAGAAGGGAGTCTGCCAGTTAGATATCTGGGCATGCCTTTGGTGTCATCTAGATTGGTGTATCGGGACTGCAAGATTTTAGTTGACAGAATTTGGAATAAAATCTCAGAATGGAAGAACAAGTTCCTATCTTTTGCGGGCAGAGTTCAATTGATTATCTCAGTCCTTACATATATGCAACTTTATTGGTGCTCCGTGTTCATATTGCCTAACAGGATTATTAAAGATATTGAGCAACTTATGCGCGGATTTTTGTGGTGTCAAGGTGATTTGAAGAAAGGCAAAGTGAAAGTTCGGTGGGATGATGTTTGCCTTCCTAAAGAGGAGGgtggttgtgacgacccgaaaatttccgatcaaatttaaacttgatctttagttgatttcgacacgataagtaaagtctataatgttgaagtctcaaaaattttgaactgtgttcatgtatacatttgacctttgaactattcaTTTACCctctgactgttcccgacgattcatgaacaattgtattgtaaataaatatgtaaatatatatatatatatatatatatatatatacatatatatatatacatatatatatatatatatatatatatatatatatatatatatatatatatatatatatatattacataattagtaatatgtaatattaatatttaatataataagtttaattataagttaaattatagttgatatagtaatattattattactttcaatattaacatttatattagcattattatataaaagatatagatatgaaagttgacaCATGTTAATACAActatatgaataaatattaatttttattttatataaaatgaatatatatatagcataagataaataaaatatatattgggatttagtaaaaattctatataaactataaataataaataaataaatttgttcgattaccattatatgtattaatatatatatatatatatatatatatatatatatatatatatatatatatatatatatatatatatatatatatatatatatatatatatatatatatatatatatatatatatatatatatatatatatatatatatatatatatatatatatatatatatatatatatatataaaatataggttcgtgaatccaaggtcaaccttgcattattcagttctgtcgtatgcatatttttactacaaaatatcgaattgtgagtttcattactcccttttatatatatatatttttgggactgagaatacatgcgccgattttattaatgttttacgaaatagacacaagtgatcaaaaactacattctatggctggattatgaatattgaatatcacccctttttagcttggtaacctaatgattaggaaacgagtatgacccctaattaacgcgaatcctaaagatagatctatggacctcgacaagtcccatccggggtacggatgctttagtacttcgagattattattattatacagacgagaggttctgtttggggatattctatgcattaaagttaagtcggttatcaagcgttcaccatatgaatgatttttaattcgcgggttacgcgtgttattttgtactcgggttacgtgtacaattaaatatatgaaatcttgtggtctattaaaatgatggaaatgatcgattatgataaactaatgaactcaccaaccttttggttgacactttaaagcatgtttattctcaggtattaaagaaatcttccgctgtgcatttgctcattttaaagatattacttggagtcaatcatgacatatttcaaaagatgttgcattcgagtcgttgagttcaacaagatcattattaagtcattgatagtttagatatattatgaactggtatgcatgcctgtcaactttcgatgaaatgaaagtttgtcttttaaaaacgaatgcaatgtttgtaaaatgtatcatatagaggtcaagtacctcgcgatgtaaccaaatgtaatgtattcgtccagatggattaggacaggtcgttataggtggtatcagagtggtggtcttagcgaaccaggtcttgcattagtgtgtctaactgataattgtttagatgcattagtgggtctggacttcgaccgtgtctgcatgtcaaaagctttgcttatcatttagtgtccaaaattatttgcttatcatccttaaagtctagacacgtcttactgcctctattgcatagacagtgtatagataaattcatatcttagcatatctgttattgttacttttgcctgacagcttccgtagattcctccgtaacttatgggattttagtattatatatgcatatgtaagttatgtattgcagggtactaatctacatcctataatctatttcttatcgaaaatccttcatctgatcgtatgagatgaatccctcaaccagttcgagtccctcagattccaatagctattccgatagttatcccgacagctattccgacatggatattcacctaagctccgaaagcagtgtaaatgaaatggatcaacca
This genomic interval carries:
- the LOC139902335 gene encoding uncharacterized protein, with protein sequence MACVTSASYSICVNDDLHGYFRGKRGLRQGDLLSSYLFTLVMEVLTLMLKRNISLATGFRYHPRCDRLKIINLCFADDLFIFSYGNVDSVEVIRKSLEEFKRCSGLSASLPKSTAFFSNVRPQVKNAILSMILFKEGSLPVRYLGMPLVSSRLVYRDCKILVDRIWNKISEWKNKIIKDIEQLMRGFLWCQGDLKKGKVKVRWDDVGNGCNVSAWYDSWRNIRPLINSITEQDIVQAGFNKKVTVRDVFGPTAAAGTQGWIHTLPTLQSLVMPMLNSNEDQLLWKGLDGNEHHCSVALTWNSIRPRAADVPWFRVVWFSQCVPKHEFILWLLMGERLKMKDKLKPWDHRAHLVLKCWFCDDNMESCRDPS